One Ogataea parapolymorpha DL-1 chromosome VI, whole genome shotgun sequence DNA window includes the following coding sequences:
- a CDS encoding Mediator of RNA polymerase II transcription subunit 21, whose translation MTDRLTQLQICLDQLSDMFFASLSYVDQNHVAVRLTEGDEMLPDPDHNPPSETEFKANLTELTSDIILKTKQILTIIDTLPGVGVSKDEQLKRIENLSQELAEIERLKTQTLQRKEKLGSIVDDLIVQASEGIAQTRD comes from the coding sequence ATGACCGACAGGCTTACGCAGTTGCAGATCTGTCTCGATCAGCTGTCGGACATGTTTTTTGCTTCGCTATCGTATGTTGACCAGAACCATGTTGCCGTGCGATTGACTGAGGGAGACGAGATGTTGCCGGACCCAGATCACAATCCCCCGTCGGAAACAGAATTCAAGGCCAATCTGACAGAATTGACGTCGGATATAATATTAAAGACAAAGCAGATTCTCACTATAATAGACACTCTTCCTGGGGTGGGTGTGAGTAAGGACGAGCAATTGAAAAGAATAGAAAATCTGTCTCAGGAGCTGGCCGAAATAGAGAGATTAAAAACACAGACATTGcagagaaaagagaaacTCGGAAGCATAGTGGACGACCTGATAGTACAGGCGAGCGAGGGAATAGCGCAGACTAGAGACTGA